The DNA sequence CCATTGAGGTCGTAGACCTGATGGGCAGAGTCATCCGAACATGGGAGATGCCAGAAGGCAATGAGATGAAATGGAACGGCAAGATGGAAAATGGCAATCCGTTACCGTCAGGCATGTACCTGATGAAAGTGAAACTAGGAACAGACAGCCAAACCATCAAACTGATTAGACAATAGTCTGGCATTATCCCAAAACCAAGGGCGACCATGTAGGGTGCTCAAACTGGTGCAAGTATTAGCCTAACAAGGGAGCGAAGCGAGTGAAGTTGGGCGATACTTGTACCACCTATTTTGGGAAGCATATGCTTCCTTTTGAAAATAGTCCAAGCACCGCTTCGCTAATGCTTGAACTAGTAGAACATAATCCATAACTCATTTTGATATAGCGTTAAGTAATGACAAAACCGATTAAAAATCTGATATGCACGCTGTGGTTTTCCCTCAGTTGGATCAATGCCGAAGCACAGACAAGCAGTTGGGCAGTTAACGCTGCCGATTTTGAATACAGCATGACCATTACTGCCCTGCTACTGACAGATGAAGGAATTTCAGCTGACTTGCAGGATAAGGTGGCAGTATTCAGTGGTGAGCAGTGCCGAGGTGTAGCTAATGTTTCAAAGTCCAAAGATAAATGGGGAAGTAACCTCATTTTCTTGGTGGTCTATTCCAACAGCTATACAGAAGAAGGACTCACCTTTCAGTATTATGATGCTTCGCAGGATAAGGTAGTAGCGACCTCTGTTGCCATTTCTTTCAAGGATTCAGAGAGGTTGGGAACAGTAGATAAGCCAATCATCTTGACAGCAGATCAAATCAATAGACAGCCTGAAGCACTTGCATTGAGCAGCAATACGATTCAGGATGGAAGTGGGATTGGTACTGTCATCGGACAGTTTACTGTAGCGGATGATCAGACAGAAGGACATACCTATTATTTGCCAGAAGGAGAGGAAGACAATGATAGCTTTATGCTGGAAGGTGATATCCTCAAAGCGGCTACTGAGTTTAACCGGTCAGAAAAAGCATCTTATCAGTTGCTGGTAGGCGTGGATGATGGTTTTGGAGGTATGCTGGAAACGATGTTTGATATCTCAGTAATCGCTGCGGATTCTACAGGTTCACAAAATCCTGATCCCGATCCTGACCCTGATCCAGATAGTGAACTGCCTTCCAGTTTATCCTTTACCTCCATCATTACCCCGAATGGGGATGGTAAGAATGATCAGTTGCAGATCATCGCTGACAACCTTTCCGTGTTTACGGACTTTACGCTTGTCGTGTACAATGCTTCAGGATTGGAAGTGTATCGTGCTGTAAACTACCAAAGTGATTGGGACGGAACCTACAATGGTCACGCACTGCCAGCGGGGGCTTATTTATACCGTTTCAGTAGTCCGGCAAAAGAGTATAAAGGAACCTTTTACATTGTACAGTAACCCGTTATGAAAAACCGATTGATTCTACTGTTGATCATCCTGCTGACAGGAACGATGGCGCAGGCACAGTCATTGAATGATACCTATTTCTACACCCAAAATTTCTATAAGATAAATCCGGCAGCCACGCCCGGTTCAGGTCATCTACAGGCAATGGTACATGCCCACTTGCAGCAGATGTCGCCGGAAGGATTGCCTTCCCAGCGAATGGGCTTAAGCCTGAATGCCGGTTTGGGACAAATCGCTGTTGGAGGCAATCTGCTGTATACCCAGCAGGGCTTTTTGAATTCAACAAAGGCAAGTCTTTCTTTTGCCTATACCTTGGAAGTGACCCGTGAGGCAAGCATGTCTTTTGGTCTGTCGGCAGGGGTTTCCAATGATGATTGGCGCTTTGAAAGCAGCCAGCTGCAAGGCGTTGATCTGACGGATCCCTATCTGGAATATGGAACGGGATTGCTGAAACCTTCTCCAACTATTGGCTTTGGTACAGTTCTCAACTGGAAGCAGTTGACTGTTGGGATATCTTCCTCAGAACTGATGCGTATCTCGGACAACTATTTCAGTATTGCGGATATTTTTGCCCGATATGAGTGGGAACTGAATGAGCAAGTTACATTGGCTCCCATCGTGGCAGCAACTTTCCATAATGTAGAGAAAACAGTAACGGATATTCATCTTCAGGCAATTCTAAGGGAGAAGCTGTGGTTGTCGACAGGTTATCGTTCTACTGGAAAAGCGATGTTCTCGTCTGGTTTGGAGATGGGGTTGTTCAAGGTATCTTATGCTTACCTGCATAACTTCGGACAGTTATCAACATTTAATGACAGGCAACACGAAGTTGCGGTTCTATTCGATATTGAAACAAATAGTAAAAGCAAGGGCAGAAGTGCCCGAACGAGATACAGAAGAAGATAATTCCCCGCGAACAATAAATTAAATGGGCAGCACCAAGGTTTATAAAGTATTTTACTCTGGTATTGCCCATTGTTTTTTCTCCTTTTTTCACTTCATAACATTCCGTATGTTCATATGTTTGGATTTGAATTTGAAATGTTAAGTTGTACTGAAAGCAAGTCACTATAGGAATTCTCCAATGAAAATCATTTAATTAGAATTTCTATATTGCGACTTATTTTTGTGTTGGTGACAACTTGCCTTTAATCATCTCAAACCAAAACTGAACAATGAGAATCCAACTGGTACTCTCTGTCTTTTTACTACTTATATCTTACTGTAATTTATCTGCTCAAACGCAAGAAATGCTCACAAATCAGCACCCTGATATTGATCGGGTGGAAGCGTTGAGCAGAAAAGGAGACCGAAATTCTCTGATTGTTCTGGACTCTTTGAAGCAAGCCAGAAAAAACCTGAGTGCTTCTGAGGAGGTATTACTGCTACTGAATAGGGGCCGCTTTTATGAAAATGCACTGAAGTTTGACTCTGCCAGTATTCATTTTGAGCAAGCGATCACTTACCAAGACAAGGGATTAGAGTCTTTGGGATTCAAATCCTTGGGCTTCTGCTTCAATGCACTTGGGCACTGTCACTGGAAGATGGGGAACTATGATCAATCCATCGGGAATTATAAAAAAAGTATTTTCTACTTCGAAAAGATCAGCTTTGATAAGGGACTCTCTTTCAGTCATCAGGATTTGGGACTCGTCTACCAGGAGGGAAAAAGCGACCTGGTGGAGGCAATCAAGCAGTTCCGGAAAAGTATGGCTTATGCTGAGAGCAGTGGTCAGAAACTGGGGATCCCGGTAAATCTTCATAACATAGGGTTAATCAAGTTGGAGCTGGGCTTGGGCAGGGAAGCACTTGAAACTTATGTGAAGGCAACTGAATTTTTTGAATCAGATTCATCCCTGAAAAAAGAAAAAAATTACCCCTATTTTCTGAGTAAAAAAGCCCATGTACTCATCACCCTCGGTGAGTATGAGCAAGCCGTTAAGCTATACGATAAAATCCTGTTGATCGCCAAAGAGTGGAATGATCAGAGACTTACGGCCCTAACTCACCGGAACCTTGGGGGTGTCTACACGAAGATGAATGAATTCGAACTGGCCAAAAAATACCTGTTTACTTCTAAAGAAAAACTGGAAAGGCTGGAGTACAAAGAGCCTGCTGTCCTGCTGTATCAATTGCTGGTGGATTATTATGACCGGACTGGTGAGGTAGACAGCGCTTTGTATTATATCGAAAAAGCCATTGACCTGGCAGATACCAAAGGAGGAGAAGAAAGTCAGGTCAAGGTGCGTGAACTGAAGCTGAAACTGCTCATTGATCAGCAGCAATGGAAGGAGTCACTTGAATTGGGGGGAATCCTGCTTCAAAAAACACAATCCCGGAAACAGCTGAAACTAGTGGCACAGACCCAGAAACTGATGGCGGAAGCGCATAGGCAGCTAGGAAACTTTCAGGAATCGGTAGCATATTATCAGGGGCATGTGCTCAACCGAGATAGCTTAGACAAACTTAACGAAGCCAATGACCTGATCAAGGCTGAAATTAAAACAGAATTCCAGACTGAGAAACTCAAGATTGAGAAAGAAAATGAGCGGAAGCAGTTGCTGCTTAAGCAGGAAATAGAGCAGGAGAAACTTTTACGGACAATTGCTGTAATGGTACTTTTACTGGTCGTGGTCGGCTTGGCGATTGTCTGGCGATTTTACCAGCAGAAGAAAAAAGCCAGTGAGCTGATTGCGGCACAAAAGGCAACACTGCAGGCGCAGCATGAGCAACTGGAAGAACTCCTCAATTTTAAGGAAAACATGACCAGCATGATTGTGCATGACCTGAAAAACCCGTTGAGTACCGTGATTAATCTTTCCTCTGGAGGGCAGGTGGACAGCAAGCGAATTCAGCAGGAAGGGAAACGGATGCTCAACCTGGTGATGAATATCCTGGAAGTGGGCAGGTACCGTGAAGCGAGTGTTTCCGTGAAGCTAGAGGAAGTTTCGCTGGCGGAATTGCTCGAAGAAGCCAAGGCTCAGGTCAGCACGATGCAGCAGGATAAGTCGATTGTGATGCAGCTGCCAGAGGTGGATATCACCCTGAAGATCGACCCCTATCTGGTGGAAAGGGTATTGGTGAACCTGCTGACAAATGCCATTAAGTTTTCTCCTTTGGGCGGCAGTATTCGCATTACCTGCCAGCCGGTCGATGAGAAATGGGTACAGATCAGCATGCAGGATGAAGGCATTGGCATCCCGAAAGAAGATCAGGAGATAGTTTTTGAATTGTACCAGCAAGCTGGAGGCGAAAAAATCAAGTCTTCGACAGGATTGGGCTTAAGTTACTGTAAATATACCGTGGAAGCCCACGGCGGTGAAATCGGTATCAGGTCGGAAGAAGGAAAAGGGACAGAAGTATTTTTCGTCTTGCCGTTAGCTGAAAAGCAAATAGAAAATAACTCAGTGGTTCCGGTGAGCGCCTTGGCAAAGGATGAAAAAGAAGAGGGGGTGTTGGTGCCGGTCAAGACAGAACTCAGCCAGTTTTCGGCTTATCAGTACTCGGAAGTCGTGAAAGTACTTGACCGCTTGAAGAAAGAGGAACTTTCCGGACAAATGATTGACTGGATGGAGGCCGTAGAGATGGCCAGCCTGACAGGTAACCAGGCTAAGTATGAGCAGCTGACCAAAACGAATTAGACCTAAACTTATTTAAATGCCCGAGCGAGGGACAGAAGACGAGAATACCTTCAAAAAAAATAGCTGAATGGGCAGCACCAAGGCATTTACATTGGTGCTGCCCATCTGTTTATTCCCTCCTGAAAAAATTTTCCACCCCACGATAACACCCTATTTGTTTGGGTTTGGATTTGAAATGTTAAGTTGTAATGAAAGTAGGTCATGATAGGAGTTTTCTAATGAAAATCATTTAATTAGAATTTCTATATTGCGACTTATTTTCCTGTGCACTGATTACAACTGGACTTTCCTTCATCTCAAAAATAACGGAACTGATGAGACAACTGCTGCTCTCTACTTTACTGCTGTGCTTTTTTTTACAGAACGGGCAAGCCCAAAGCAACGAACGGCTTACTCCTGAACATCCTGATATTAATCGTGTTAAAGATATTCTTAGAGGGAATCATGGAAGAAAACCTTTGTTTCTTCTGGATTCTATACAGCAAGCGCGTCAGCACCTTAGTGTGTCTGAAAAAGTCTTGTTGCTTCAACTGAGAGGACAGTATTATGAATACTCCCACCGTTTTGATTCCGCAATTATCATTTTCAAAGAAGCACTCCAATTTCAAAATGCTGAATTGGACTCAATGGGAATAGAGGCTTTGGGGCTTTGCTATAATGGTTTGGGGCACAGTCATTGGAAAAAAGCCAAGCGTGAGGAATCTATCCAATATTATCAGGAAAGTAATAAGCTTTATGAAAAGATTGGGTTTGAGCAGGGACTGGCCTATAACTTTCAGGATATGAGTCAGGTGTATTATGCTGATGGGAATATTGTTGAATCCATACGACACTCCAAACAGGCAAAAGTCTACTCTGAAAAAGTGGGAGATAAGGTAGGAATCGCTTTTTCTTTGAAGAATATCGCAAATGTAAAGCAGGACTTAGGTTTGGGAAGGGAAGCTTTACAGAACTATATCTTGGCTACAGAAATATTTGAGTCAGATTCGTCACTTATTAAACAGCGATATTATGTCTGGTTTCTGAATCAGAAAGCCATTCTTTATCAGGATTTGCATGAGTATGAGCAGGCAGAGAAGAATTATAAGAAGGCATTACTGTTCGGAAAGGAAAGAGGTGATGAATATTGGATTGCGTTAATCAAGAGGAATTTAGGTGCTTTATATACACGAATGAAGCAATATGATCTGGCTGAAACTTATCTGTTTGAGGCAAAAGAACAGATGGAGGCCTCAGAGTATAAGGTTTCTTCTGTATTGATGTATAAAAATCTGGCTATTTATTATCAGGAAATAGATAAGCACGATAGTGCCATGGTTTACATCGACAAGGCAGTAACGCTAGCAGATAGTATGGGTCGCCATAATAACCGCGTTAATATGCGTAAGGTGAAAGTGCATTTGTTGGGTGAAGAAGAAAAGTGGGATGAAGCTATTGCCTTGGGACTAGAAGTCTTAGAGCTTTCTGATGGGAAAAATGAGTTAGGTAATTTGGTTGAATTAGAAAAGCAGCTAGCCAAACTGTACTATAAGCAAGGGAAAAACTATAAAAAGGCAGCAGGTTTTTTTAACCGATATATCCATAACAAGGACAGTCTTGATAAGCTGAGTGAAACTAAAGACTTGCTCAAAGTTGAGATTCAGGCAGAGTACCAGATTGAAAAGAATAATATCGAAAAAGAAAATGAGCGAAAACAGCTGATACTTAAGCAGCAGGTAGAAAAGGAGAAACTACTAAGGACTGTCTCATTGGGTGTTTTGGTACTTGTGGTCATTGGTTTATTGATTGTATGGAGGTTCTACCAACAGAAGAAAAAAGCCAGTGAACTGATTGCAGCACAAAAGGAAGAACTACAGACACAACACGAACAGTTGGAAGAGCTTTTGAATTTTAAGGAAAACATGACCAGTATGATTGTCCATGACCTTAAAAACCCTTTGAGTACTGTGATTAACCTTTCTAATAATGACCATGCCGATCTGAAGCGCATACAGCAGGAAGGTAAGCGTATGTTTAACCTGGTGATGAATATACTGGATGTCCGTAAGTTTAAGGAAGCCAATATGTATTTGCAGCCAAAGCCCGTTTCCCTTTATCACTTGCTGGAGGAGGCCAAGACTCAGGTAAAGTTGCTCCAAGATGATAAGTCTATTCTTTTCCATCTTCCTGAGATTGAATTGACAGTGAATGTAGATGCTTATATGGTCGAAAGGGTATTTGTCAACCTATTGACCAATGCCATCAAGTTCTCTCCATTAGGGGGAAGTATTCATATCAAATGCGATCAGGTAGATAAGGATTGGGTCAAAATCAGGTTTATCGATGAAGGTATCGGTATTCCGAAGGAAGTGCAGGAACAGGTGTTTGAGTTGTATCAGCAGTCAGGAGGGGAGCGTATCAACTCTTCTACAGGTTTGGGCTTAAGTTATTGCAGGTATACGGTAGAGGCCCATGGTGGAGAGATAGGAATCGTATCAGAAGAGGAGAAAGGAACAGAAGTATATCTTACTTTGCCGTTAGCTGCAACAGAAGTAATTTATTCAAATACTTCAGCTGTCAATGTTAAGCCTGCTATTGGAGCTGAGCATATAGCCTTCCTTAAACCTATTAAGGAACAATTGGAAAATATACCAGCCTACCAATATTCGGAAGTGTTGTCAGTGTTGTCTCAGTTGGATAAAAATAAGGTTTCTGAAAACATTACAACATGGATGGGAGCAGTAGAGGCTGCGAGTTTAACGGGTAATCAGGAGCAGTATGAGCGACTTTTGAAGAGTGAATAGAACCTATGGTAAGTGTTTCTCGTATGTTGGGAATGTGAATTTTTGAATAAAATAGCAAAAGAAATAATGCGAAAAACAGTGCTGATTGTAGATGATGAAGTAACAAACATCAGACTCATTGCAGAGTATTTGGCAAAACAGAAAGATACCTATGAGCTACTGACATCCCTAGATCCTGAACAGGCATTTAAGGTTGCAGCAGAACATATCCCTGATTTGATAATATTGGATTGGGAGATGCCGAAAATGACAGGTATTGAACTGCTGAAGGTATTAAAGGAGGATAACCGTACGCATTCCATCCCTGTTATTATTGCTACAGGCAAAATGACTTCTTCTGAAAATTTGGCAACTGCATTGGAAGCTGGGGCAGAAGACTATATCCGAAAGCCACTCGATACCATTGAGCTGGAAGCAAGGATAAGAACGGTGCTGCGCTTGAGTGAGCAATACAAGCAGATGGAGCAAATGCTGAAGGAGGAAGTGGAGCTTAAAAACCGGAAACTGGCTACAGCTACCATGTATACTTCTGAGAGAAACCAACTGTTGAGTGGGGTTGTAAATAGGTTGAGCAATATGCTTGAAAAGCCAGATGAGAGCCATCAAAATCTACTGAAAGACTTAAAGGCTTTGAAAAAGGAAGTAACAGGCGTTTTGGATATGGATGAGAACTGGAATACTTATAAGATCCATTTCGAAGAGGTGCATCCCCAGTTTTTTGAAAAGCTGAAGGAGGAGCAACCCACCTTGACAAATAATGACTTGAAACTGTGTGCATACCTCTGCATTGGCTTGGAAAATAAGGAGATTGCACATATGTGTAACATATCGTATGATGGCGTGAAGAAATCACTTTACCGTCTCAAGAAAAAATTTCAGTTAAGTGAAGAGTATAGCTTGAGAACATATATCTCAAACTCCTTTGCTTAATGGCTTATGCAACTTTTTGCTAGCCTGTCTACTATTTGTCTACTGGGTAAAATAGGATGAGGGAGTGAGAGCCTATACATTTGTACTGTTGTCATTTAACTCATTCTAGATTAACCCAGACTTTATAGTTAAACCATGATTTCATAGCCAACGATGACATGACGTTTAGCTAAAAACCGTAATCTTAAGGGCGTGGAGAATTCTTCCCGCCCTTTTTACTTTTAGCTCAAAAGATAAGGCTCCTTTTCAATGTTATCTCACCTTACGGAAACACATTCTTTAGTACCCCCCTTTTTATTCCTGGACCATAATCATGATGAAAACTTAAACAGATGGGAGGTAGTTTAACAGTTAGACCTCTACGTTGATTGCCAACCAGAGGAAGGTATTACCATGCTGGAGCAAGGCTGAAATAATGATTGGTAAATTGGTTTGAAGACCCTTAATAATTTGCCAAGTGCAATATTTTACCCGTATATTGAAGCTCTAATACAACCAAGATTAAACAACATACTAAAATCAGACACAATGAAAGAAGTATTTATCGTATCAGCGGTGAGAACACCAATCGGAAGCTTTGGTGGTGTACTGTCAAGTGTTCCTGCAACCAAATTGGGAGCGACAGCCATCAAAGGTGCTTTGGAAAAAGCCAATGTTTCGGCTGACAAAGTGGATGAGGTGTTTATGGGAAATGTGGTTTCTGCCAATCTGGGTCAGGCTCCTGCTCGTCAGGCAGCATTGTTCGCAGGTATTGGACAGAATGTGCCATGTACAGCGGTGAATAAAGTATGTGCATCAGGAATGAAGTCAATCATGTTGGCTGCTCAGTCCATTATGCTGGGAGATAACAATATTGTAGTGGCAGGTGGTATGGAAAGTATGTCCAATATCCCGTACTATGTGCCAAAAGCAAGGTATGGTCAAGGCTACGGTCATGGCGAATTTTTGGATGGTTTGGTAAAAGATGGTCTGACTGACGTATACAATGGTCAGGCGATGGGTGTTTGTGCAGATGCTACAGCAACCAAATGCCATATCACCAGGGAGGAGCAGGATGAGTTTGCTATTAAATCATATGAGCGTTCTGCCAATAGTACTGAAGCAGGTCTTTTTAGTGATGAGATCGTAGCAGTAGAAGTACCTCAGCGTAAAGGCGATCCTATTATGGTTACGGAAGATGAGGAATTCAAGAAGGTGAGATTCGACAAGATTCCGAACTTGAGACCGGTTTTCACAAAGGATGGTACCGTAACAGCAGCCAATGCATCTACCATTAACGATGGTGCAGCAGCATTGATCTTGGCAAGTAAAGAAGCAGTAGAAGAATTGGGATTGGAGCCAGTAGCTAAAATCGTATCGTTTGCAGATGCAGCACGTGAGCCAGAATGGTTTACAATTGCTCCTCCTTTGGCTGCCAACAAGGCATTGGAAAAGGCAAACTTGTCTTTGGCTGATATTGATTTCTTTGAGGTAAACGAAGCTTTCTCAGTAGTGACGTTGGCTTTTGCCAAAGAGATGGGAATCGATCTGGATAAGGTAAACGTACATGGTGGTGCTGTTTCTATTGGTCACCCACTAGGAGCTTCAGGTGCCAGAATTGTAGTGACCCTTAATGGTGTACTCAAGCAGCAAAAAGGCACTAAAGGTTTGGCCGCAATCTGTAATGGTGGCGGTGGCGCCTCAGCTATGATTATCGAAAGAGTCTAAACCATAGTTGGTCATATAGAAAAAGGCTGAAAAGGAGAGCACTCCCTTCAGCCTTTTTTATTGGGGTTGTATCTAATATTAGGTGAGTAATCCGATCTTAAAAGCAAAAGCAACCAATTGAGTTACATTGTTCAAACCTAGTTTAGAGAGCATCTTCCGACGATGTGTATCCACCGTATGGCTACTGATAACAAGTTCTTCCGCGATATCCTTGCTGTTTTTGCCTTCCGCCAAAAGCGATATGATTTCCTTTTCTCTTTCTGTAAATGAGCCTTCCAAGTTTTTTTCTACTGATAGCTCGTACCTACTGGTGTCTGATGACCATGTGCAGAGCCAAAAAACAGGATAGTTGTGACGGTCAAAAGCAAGAGGTGTAATACTTTCAATCACCCTGCAATATCCCCTGTTTTTGCGGTACACCTCAAATGAGCGTGACACCACCCACTGTTCTGCCTCCTTTCGGGGTTTATGAGGATATTTACTAAGAATGATTTCACTCAATTGGTCAATCAGTTTTGACTGGTCTTTATGGTGTATCAAACTAAACAGTTGTGCTATGCTCAATGAGTGGTGGGGAATGCCTAAAAACTCAATCAGTTCATTGCTGCAATCATGAATTTGCCCCTTGTGAAGGTCAATAATATAATAGGATTGCCCCGGAAGCATACTGAAATTATCCACAATACTTTCAATGGCAAGCTTATCCTTGTATTGAGCTAAGTTAGTGTCAAAATTTAGTTGATTTACGAGCCTTTCAAAGTTGATGGTCAATAGTTCTGTCGTCTGCGCATTCATAAAACAAAAGTGTTATTGATGATAAGTGGGTTGTTTGGTGTGTTTTATCGTCACATCAGTATTGATTTACTAAGATTGTGTGGTGAAGTTAAAGTAACTATCAATAATAAAAGGCTAAAGTTTAGCTTACTAAACAGCATGTAAGAAGTAAATCAAGGGGATTAATATTAACACGATTGGATCAGTTGATTAATACAATAAAAGAGACACTTTATAAGTGAAAAGTGCAATTTGAGTTACAGAAAGGAT is a window from the Limibacter armeniacum genome containing:
- a CDS encoding gliding motility-associated C-terminal domain-containing protein encodes the protein MTKPIKNLICTLWFSLSWINAEAQTSSWAVNAADFEYSMTITALLLTDEGISADLQDKVAVFSGEQCRGVANVSKSKDKWGSNLIFLVVYSNSYTEEGLTFQYYDASQDKVVATSVAISFKDSERLGTVDKPIILTADQINRQPEALALSSNTIQDGSGIGTVIGQFTVADDQTEGHTYYLPEGEEDNDSFMLEGDILKAATEFNRSEKASYQLLVGVDDGFGGMLETMFDISVIAADSTGSQNPDPDPDPDPDSELPSSLSFTSIITPNGDGKNDQLQIIADNLSVFTDFTLVVYNASGLEVYRAVNYQSDWDGTYNGHALPAGAYLYRFSSPAKEYKGTFYIVQ
- a CDS encoding PorP/SprF family type IX secretion system membrane protein; protein product: MKNRLILLLIILLTGTMAQAQSLNDTYFYTQNFYKINPAATPGSGHLQAMVHAHLQQMSPEGLPSQRMGLSLNAGLGQIAVGGNLLYTQQGFLNSTKASLSFAYTLEVTREASMSFGLSAGVSNDDWRFESSQLQGVDLTDPYLEYGTGLLKPSPTIGFGTVLNWKQLTVGISSSELMRISDNYFSIADIFARYEWELNEQVTLAPIVAATFHNVEKTVTDIHLQAILREKLWLSTGYRSTGKAMFSSGLEMGLFKVSYAYLHNFGQLSTFNDRQHEVAVLFDIETNSKSKGRSARTRYRRR
- a CDS encoding ATP-binding protein, which produces MRIQLVLSVFLLLISYCNLSAQTQEMLTNQHPDIDRVEALSRKGDRNSLIVLDSLKQARKNLSASEEVLLLLNRGRFYENALKFDSASIHFEQAITYQDKGLESLGFKSLGFCFNALGHCHWKMGNYDQSIGNYKKSIFYFEKISFDKGLSFSHQDLGLVYQEGKSDLVEAIKQFRKSMAYAESSGQKLGIPVNLHNIGLIKLELGLGREALETYVKATEFFESDSSLKKEKNYPYFLSKKAHVLITLGEYEQAVKLYDKILLIAKEWNDQRLTALTHRNLGGVYTKMNEFELAKKYLFTSKEKLERLEYKEPAVLLYQLLVDYYDRTGEVDSALYYIEKAIDLADTKGGEESQVKVRELKLKLLIDQQQWKESLELGGILLQKTQSRKQLKLVAQTQKLMAEAHRQLGNFQESVAYYQGHVLNRDSLDKLNEANDLIKAEIKTEFQTEKLKIEKENERKQLLLKQEIEQEKLLRTIAVMVLLLVVVGLAIVWRFYQQKKKASELIAAQKATLQAQHEQLEELLNFKENMTSMIVHDLKNPLSTVINLSSGGQVDSKRIQQEGKRMLNLVMNILEVGRYREASVSVKLEEVSLAELLEEAKAQVSTMQQDKSIVMQLPEVDITLKIDPYLVERVLVNLLTNAIKFSPLGGSIRITCQPVDEKWVQISMQDEGIGIPKEDQEIVFELYQQAGGEKIKSSTGLGLSYCKYTVEAHGGEIGIRSEEGKGTEVFFVLPLAEKQIENNSVVPVSALAKDEKEEGVLVPVKTELSQFSAYQYSEVVKVLDRLKKEELSGQMIDWMEAVEMASLTGNQAKYEQLTKTN
- a CDS encoding ATP-binding protein, giving the protein MRQLLLSTLLLCFFLQNGQAQSNERLTPEHPDINRVKDILRGNHGRKPLFLLDSIQQARQHLSVSEKVLLLQLRGQYYEYSHRFDSAIIIFKEALQFQNAELDSMGIEALGLCYNGLGHSHWKKAKREESIQYYQESNKLYEKIGFEQGLAYNFQDMSQVYYADGNIVESIRHSKQAKVYSEKVGDKVGIAFSLKNIANVKQDLGLGREALQNYILATEIFESDSSLIKQRYYVWFLNQKAILYQDLHEYEQAEKNYKKALLFGKERGDEYWIALIKRNLGALYTRMKQYDLAETYLFEAKEQMEASEYKVSSVLMYKNLAIYYQEIDKHDSAMVYIDKAVTLADSMGRHNNRVNMRKVKVHLLGEEEKWDEAIALGLEVLELSDGKNELGNLVELEKQLAKLYYKQGKNYKKAAGFFNRYIHNKDSLDKLSETKDLLKVEIQAEYQIEKNNIEKENERKQLILKQQVEKEKLLRTVSLGVLVLVVIGLLIVWRFYQQKKKASELIAAQKEELQTQHEQLEELLNFKENMTSMIVHDLKNPLSTVINLSNNDHADLKRIQQEGKRMFNLVMNILDVRKFKEANMYLQPKPVSLYHLLEEAKTQVKLLQDDKSILFHLPEIELTVNVDAYMVERVFVNLLTNAIKFSPLGGSIHIKCDQVDKDWVKIRFIDEGIGIPKEVQEQVFELYQQSGGERINSSTGLGLSYCRYTVEAHGGEIGIVSEEEKGTEVYLTLPLAATEVIYSNTSAVNVKPAIGAEHIAFLKPIKEQLENIPAYQYSEVLSVLSQLDKNKVSENITTWMGAVEAASLTGNQEQYERLLKSE
- a CDS encoding response regulator translates to MRKTVLIVDDEVTNIRLIAEYLAKQKDTYELLTSLDPEQAFKVAAEHIPDLIILDWEMPKMTGIELLKVLKEDNRTHSIPVIIATGKMTSSENLATALEAGAEDYIRKPLDTIELEARIRTVLRLSEQYKQMEQMLKEEVELKNRKLATATMYTSERNQLLSGVVNRLSNMLEKPDESHQNLLKDLKALKKEVTGVLDMDENWNTYKIHFEEVHPQFFEKLKEEQPTLTNNDLKLCAYLCIGLENKEIAHMCNISYDGVKKSLYRLKKKFQLSEEYSLRTYISNSFA
- a CDS encoding acetyl-CoA C-acyltransferase; translation: MKEVFIVSAVRTPIGSFGGVLSSVPATKLGATAIKGALEKANVSADKVDEVFMGNVVSANLGQAPARQAALFAGIGQNVPCTAVNKVCASGMKSIMLAAQSIMLGDNNIVVAGGMESMSNIPYYVPKARYGQGYGHGEFLDGLVKDGLTDVYNGQAMGVCADATATKCHITREEQDEFAIKSYERSANSTEAGLFSDEIVAVEVPQRKGDPIMVTEDEEFKKVRFDKIPNLRPVFTKDGTVTAANASTINDGAAALILASKEAVEELGLEPVAKIVSFADAAREPEWFTIAPPLAANKALEKANLSLADIDFFEVNEAFSVVTLAFAKEMGIDLDKVNVHGGAVSIGHPLGASGARIVVTLNGVLKQQKGTKGLAAICNGGGGASAMIIERV
- a CDS encoding LuxR C-terminal-related transcriptional regulator — encoded protein: MNAQTTELLTINFERLVNQLNFDTNLAQYKDKLAIESIVDNFSMLPGQSYYIIDLHKGQIHDCSNELIEFLGIPHHSLSIAQLFSLIHHKDQSKLIDQLSEIILSKYPHKPRKEAEQWVVSRSFEVYRKNRGYCRVIESITPLAFDRHNYPVFWLCTWSSDTSRYELSVEKNLEGSFTEREKEIISLLAEGKNSKDIAEELVISSHTVDTHRRKMLSKLGLNNVTQLVAFAFKIGLLT